TAATGTTCCTAATCCAATGAGAATGGGGGAGGGAACCCGTTTCTATTTTCACCATAGCGATGTTGTTTATAGCAGAGATGTTCAGTTGGAGATTAGAATCTACACTCTTGGTGGAAGATTAATCAGAGTTATACGCGACCCAGAAAACGGATATTTGTGGGACGGAAGAGATCAGGCGGGAAATGTTCTTACACCAAATGTGTACCTGTATCAGGTAAAAGCGCATTCAGAGGGGTTTAGAAAGACTACCACCAGTGATATAAAACGATTAGTGGTACATCCACCGAGATAGCTTTTGTGGTCAAATGTGAAAATGGTGGTAACATAATTACTAATTAAAGGAAATGGGAGATTTGTTTTTTCCTTTTCCTGCTCAAAGCTAATAGTGGTTGTTATGCGGTCGTCTTGATCTATCGTGTAAGCCACCTAATCCCTCTTGAATGAGGCGTTCCCGCTATTTGTAGCCGCTTTTTGTACTACTCCCGTATTCTCGACATAATTCAGTGATACGACATCCCTGCTTAACGACTTCAGCACAAATTCTGTTCTTTTTTGATGCAAGACCTGTACCTCCTTTCACGGCATCATCAGTCTCCTTTCAAGAGACTAACTAAATTATAATTGATGTGGTTACTTATGTCTTGAACCTGCACCGGTACGGTAACCTGCCAATACTACAACCGTAACTCATTAAACGTAACGATGCAATGCACATTTTACTACAGTTACATTCACTATTAGTATTTAGCTACTGTAAAAATGTCTTGCTTCCGAGTGGATTTAGGCAAAAAAAAAGGGGATAATGCTGCTAATGAGCACTATCCCGGACTGTTAGCTTTAACTATGAGCAGGTTCTACATAGTAATCATAGAAAAGATTACATCGAAAAATATGGCTATTTCTGGACCACCACCTGCATTAACAGGAAATTCTGTAATATCGATTCCAATATCAAAATTCATAAAAGGAATAGTCGGGGGGTGAATCCTTAGCCCGCCAGCCAAATACAGATACAGGTTACTGTCATAAAAATCTAAAGATAAACCAGTTTCACCCATAAACGACCATACATCGACCGGGGTCACAATAAAACCCAGGTCTGCACCCATCGAAATTCTGCTATCACCGATTTGGGTGTGAGGTGTTACAGCCATTTGGAAATTGTAATCCTGAACGAATCCATAGGTGAGGAACATTCCAAAACGTGGTCTTGCCCCTTCGGGGATTCCATGAACACCATTTGGGACGCGAATCAACGTAGAGGCTATACCCACTCCCAGGGAAAGATTTTCTGAAAAGCCATACTTAGCACCAAAGGACAGTCTCCCTATATTATCCAAAATGGATGCTTGTACCTGGATATCGCCGGGAAGGGCATAGGAGATTTCGCGAAAACTGAGAACCAGGTGATAGGGTGGATTTACATGGGCTGTGGGGGTGTAGAGATAGTGTGTCGGCTGGGATGGCTCTATTGTGGTTTGGGCCAATAGGCTGCTGCTGAAGACGGCAAGAATTATGAGAGATTTAATCATCGTTGGTCCTTTGAAAATAGTAAACTCATAACCGCTTAAGTAATTAGTGTTAAATTAAACTACTGTAGTTTTGCAGTACATTAAAATACTATATATTCAGACTTAAATTATAGTCTTCTGTAGTCTAAAGAATCAAGAGCAGGAGGGCTTCTCAATCTCAGTGAAAGCTTTGGCGGTTGTAGTATCTAATTAAAACAACCGACCAGGTTGAACTTACACTGCGGTGGTATCAGGGTTGTCTTTGAGCAGCCCATAGAGGTGTTGAATGACCCTGTCCAATCCTTCACCGGTTATTGCAGAGATGACAAACCAGTCTTTGGGTATCTTCTTCAAATCGTTCTCAGAGAGGATGTCACGTTTGGTCATTATGAAGCATTTGGGTTTAGATGCGAGGTGCTCACTATAATGGGCAAGCTCATCAATCAGAACAGAGGCATCATGCAGTGGATCGGGAGAGATGGATTCAACGAGTATCGCAAGCACCCGGGTTCTCTCTATATGGCGTAGAAATTTGATTCCAAGCCCCCGTCCTTCGTGACATTTTTCTATAAGTCCCGGTATGTCTGCTACTACAAAGGACTGATGTATTGATGGTATTTTTACAATGCCAAGATTGGGCTCTTTTGTAGTGAAGGGGTAATCAGCTATCTTTGGTTTTGCTCTGGAAATTTTGGATAGTAGAGTGGATTTACCGGCATTGGGTCTTCCCACAAGCCCTACATCAGCCAGAACTTTCAGTTCAAGGCGAATCTCCTTTTCTTCACCCGGTTTACCGGCTTCGCTTCTCTCGGGATTGGGATTTCTCAATGATGCCAGTGAAGCATTGCCTCTTCCACCTCTTCCACCTTTGGCTAACATTATTGTATTACCCTCAGTAATACAATCACCGATCTGCTCACCGGAGATATGGTCGTAAATTATTGTACCACGAGGAACCGATATGATAATGTCTTCAGCGCTTTTCCCTGTCTGATTTGAGCCCTTGCCATGAGCTCCCCGTTTGGCGGTGTAATGGCGACTATACGCTGCATCCTGGAGTGTGTGGACATTTGAAGAGCACATAACAAAAACATGCCCCCCTCTGCCACCATCGCCACCGTCAGGGCGTCCTTTGGGCTTATATTTCTGTTTTTCGTAGGCGTGGCATCCATTACCTCCATCACCAGCTTTAACTTTAATGACTGTTTCATCTATAAACATTTCACCACTCCTTAGCTATCAGATCGGGGCCCGCAATATCCTAGGAACCTGAACTGTTTTTTGTTGTTCCGGATGATGAAGAAGATGAAGTGCTGCTTTTTGATGAAGTTGAACCGGAGGAACTGTTATCGGCTTTTGCACCCTTTTTGTAGGAATCTGAACGATAATCGGTAATATAAAACCCGCTTCCCTTAAAAAGAAAACCTGCACCCGGAGAGAAAAGTTTTTGAACTGCTCCGTTGCATCCTTCCTTTTTACACGACTTAAGCGGCTCTGAGCTTATGCTTTGAAATTCCTCAAAAACATAACCGCACTTTTCACATTCATACTCATAGGTAGGCATGAGTTTCTCCTTTCATACCAAATCAGGTCTTTTTGTTGCCTGTATTGGGTTAACCCTGTGATGGGCTCAAAAATATATTCCGGTAGCAGGAATTATCAATGAAGTATTTCGTAACAGTTTGCTGGCACAATGTATCAACTCTGGAAGAGCGAACAGAACAGGGATACCGTGCTGCACTTTAAAGTGGTGTAAAGGGCTACTTTATCACCTCTGCATACAGATCGTAATCAGCAGCACCAATGATTTTTGCCGTAACTATAGAACCTGGTTCAAAGCTTCCGGAGCTTATAAACACTGTTCCATCCACTTCTGGGGCATCCAGACGGGTTCGTGCTTCATAATTAAAATCGGGATCATCACTTATGCGATCGATGATAATTTCCATCTCAGTTCCTATACGAGCTTCCAACAACTCTCTGCTGATATCTCTTTGTATGGTCATCAACTCCTCACACCTTTTTTGTGCAATAGAGGTGTCAGGACGAGGTTTTAGACGGTTGGCTTCCGTACCCTCTTCGGGAGAGAACGGAAATACTCCCAGCTTATCAAACTGTGCGAACTCAATAAAATCCACTAACTCATTATACTCCTTATCGCTTTCCCCCGGGTAGCCAAGTATAAAAGAGGAGCGAATGCCTGCCTGGGGTACTGTGTTTCTGATCCGTTTAACGAGACGGTACAGGTCTTTAGATAAGGGTTTGCGATTCATTGATTTAAGGATCGGATCGGAAATATGCTGAAGTGGAATATCAAAATAGGAACAAATTCTGCTTTCCCCTGCAACCAGCTCAAGCAGCTCATCGGTAACATATTGAGGATGAAGGTACATCATCCTTATCCAGGGAAAATCGGTTTCCTTAAGCAGCTTTTGCAGTAAATCAACGAGGGTACTCCCTTTATCTTTTCCGTAAAAGGAAGTATCCTGGGCGACGATGATAAGCTCTCTGGTACCCATCTCATACAACCATTTTGCTTCCTGTATGATTGATTGGGGTTCTCTGCTTTTATAATTACCTCTGATTGAAGGTATAACACAGAACGAGCATCGATGAGAGCACCCCTCAGCTATTTTTAAATGCTGAGTGGCAACCGGCTCGTAGAGTTGTCTTTTAAAAGAGGCTTCGGATGGTTTTTCCAGGAGCGGGGAGAGCACTTTTTCCCAATCTTCGACACCGGCCCACAGATCGACTTCCGGAAACTCCCGGGCTACCTGTTCTCTGAAACGCTGAGAGAAGCAACCACTCACGACGAGCTTTGAACACTTACCACCGGTTCGAAATGATCCCATTTCAAGGATTGTTTCTATCGCTTCTTCCTGCGCTTCTTTAATGAAAGCACACGTATTAACAATAATGATATCTGCAACTTTGCAGTCTTCTGTAAGTTGGTGCCCACCGGACACCAGAAGATTGAGTATACGCTCACCATCGATGAGGTTTTTACTGCATCCAAGATTTTGTAATGATATTTTTGCCATAGATTATTTAAAAAAAAAGGTTTTGCCCGGTTGGACAAAACCTGAAGTTATTGGTGTGTACGTATCTTACCACTCCGAATCGGTATCCCAGTCATCGATGTCCCAGCTATCTTCAGCATCGCCTGGTTCATCTGAGCTCTCTTCGATATCTGAAGGTTGCTCTTCTGCAACAGGTTGAGAAACTGGCGTTACCTGTGCTGTTTCTTCTTCTGCCGGTTCGCTTTCCCAGCTTGAGTATTGTTGCGGTTCGGGTTCGGTAGTAGTAGTAGTTGGTTGTGGCTCAGGATCGGAAGCGGTGGTCTGTTGTGTGCCCCAGGATGAACCGCCTGATGTTCCAAAACCAGCCCCCTGTATCCCAACGTTGTCGTTAGCTCTGTTATCCACCCAGAAATCATATCCATCAGGTTTCAAAAAATTATTACCAAAAGATTGAGCCTGAGATATGCCTCTGAAGCCACCTATTCTTACCCTGTAGTAGGTTCCATGAAGATTGGGTGCCGGGTTGTTTACCTCTACAACATAGGCTGGATACCCTTTACTATTTAACTCAGCAGAGAGGTTCTCTGCATTTGTATTGCTCTGAACGGTAGTGAGCTGCACTACATATCTGCCGTTTTCCACGAATTCGGGTTTCTGAGGTGAGGCACTTCTGGTTGGCTCCCTGGGTTCAGGCTCAGAGGGTTGCTCTGGGCTCGTGTCATCCCTGTAGAACTCATCAAAGACATCAGAAGCATCTGTTCTGAATGTTTTAGATTCACCGCGAGTACTGGCGAATTCAGATTCCTCAGGTGTTTCCTGTTTTCCACATCCCCAAATAACAGCTGCAGATACTGCTGCGATTACCAGGAACTTGCCTATGTACATAGTTCCTCCTTTAAGATATACCAAAAAAATAGCATTTTACTATTTAAAGAGATACAGTAATGTACTAAAATTACTATATAATATGAATAAAAACCACACTTTTACCATTTTTGGTGTTTATAAGCTATCTGTTTTCACAATGTTAGAAGTTAAAGTACTACGAATCTGTTAAAACCATTATTGTTTTTGTAGTTAAAGAACACCTTTAGTCGAAGGAATAACTTCACGTGCCTTTGGGTTGATAGCGCATGCCTGTGAAAGTGCTCTGCCAAAGGCTTTGAAAATTCCTTCTATACAATGGTGGCTGTTTCTGCCTCTGATAAGATCAACATGCATTGTAATTTGCGCATGATCGGTAAAAGCTTTAAAAAAATCCTGCACAAGATCACTTTCAAAAGTTCCTATCATTCTGTCTGTAAGTGTAACTTCATAAACAAGATTGGGGCGTCCTGAAATATCCAGGCACACTCTGGATAATGACTCATCCATTGGCATGTAGCAGGTTCCAAAACGTTGAATACCTTTGCAATCGCCCAGCGCTTCCCTGAAAGCCATCCCAAGACTAATACCGATATCTTCTGCACTGTGATGAAAATCAACGTGAGTGTCACCTACACACGCGATTTTTACATCAAACAGCCCATGTTTTGTGAACAAAGAGAGCATATGATCCATAAAACCATTTCCACTCTTTACCAGAAAATCACCTTTACCCTCTATTGTTATGTCGACGGTAATGTCGGTTTCCAGGGTTTTGCGGCTAACCTTTGCTGAACGGCTCATTACAAGAAACCTCGTTTTGAAAATGGAACTTTTTATTTTTCAAAAAAGCTTTTAATATGTCCTTTTAACCTATCGTTCTCTTCTGTTTTGCCCAGGCTTAATCTAAGACACCCTTCAAGCATAGGGCTTGAAGATACATCTCTGACAAGAATACCATTTTCTTTAAGATAATCAAACAACTGCTGCTTTTGGGAGCTTCTTACCAGAACAAAGTTTGCTTCACTGGGATAGACATTATCAAATGGTAATGTATTTAAAAAAGTAATTAATTCCTCACGTTCTTTTATAGTAGTATCAATATAGGTGTTTAACTTCGAACGGTTTTGAAGAATAAGTGAGGCACAATACTCAGAGAAAAAATTGATGTTATAGGGTAGTTTAATCTTATTAATCTGCTCAATTAACTCTTTATCTGCTATCATATAACCTAATCTCAGCCCTGCTGCCCCCAAAGCTTTTGAAAAGGTTCGGGTAACTATCAGATTGGGATAGCTTTTTATCAACTCAATACCATTGAATCCACCAAATTCTATGTAAGCCTGATCAAGAATACAGATGCCGCTATGGACCTCGAGAATTTCGGTAAGCTGTTGTTTTGATAGTACGCTTCCGGTTGGATTGTTGGGGGAACAAAGGATGAGTATTGAGCCGGGATTGTTTTTAACCTCATCACAAATGGCCGGTACATCGTATTGAAGATCTTCTTTAAGGTTTACAGTTTTATGTGCCGCACCAAGTCCATTTACAAGAAGGTTGTAAACGGTAAAAGTAGGGGTGCACATTATTGCTGTTGATGATTTGGATAAAAATGAGAGCATAAGAATCATAAGCATCTCATTTGAACCATTTCCAACGATAATATTTTCTGATTCTACATTAGTATACCGGGCCAGATCATCTTTTAAATGCAGTGGAATAAAATCAGGGTATCTGTTCCAGGGTCTTTCAATACAGTGTTTTGCTGCAAGTTCCTTTATTTCAGCGGTCCAGTCGCAGGGATTTTCATTCTGATTGAGCTTGATTTGTGATTCCTCTGGCGTAAGATGGTACTTTTTAAGGCTTCGGACACTGGAATTAACAAGCTTGACTGCATCTTCAATTTTCATAATGTTTTTCTATGTCTTTGTAAAGTTGGGAAATGTTTCTATCTACCTCATTTAATTCAACACATAAATAAAAAATAAGAAATATTACACAGATTAAGGCGATTATCAGAAAAATTGTCCATATCAACATTAGCGTAGTCCACTTTTTCAGTTAAAATACAACAAGCAGAGTGAATAAAGAAAAAATAATTGTTTAAAGGTCTGCCCCAAACACTTCTTTGAAATTATACCGTAACTGAGTTTGCAGTTTTTCTTCTGAAACTTCAAGCAGTTTGCTTATATGTTTAGCAGTGTATTGAACATAAGCTGGTTGATTGGTTGTGCCTCTTTTGGGGATTGGGGCAAGGTAGGGAGAATCGGTTTCAATAAAGAGACGGTCCAGTGGAATTTTGGGCACAATATCCGGTAAATGAGAATTTTTATAGGTCACGATACCAGAAATAGATACGTAAAAACCACATTCAAGCAAGTAATTGAGCGATTTTTCATCCCCGGTGAAACAGTGAAATACAACTTTTTTTGCTTGTTGCTCCCGGCATATTCTGCACACCTGGTATTCCATACCTCGTGAGTGTACCAGGGTGGGAAGTCCGTATTCTGTAGCGAGGGTTAGCTGTTTTTTAAAGAAGGGCTCCTGCTTTTGCAGAGACGGATAGCGTGGGTTGCTTGAGTCAAGACCAATTTCTCCAACAGCTATAATCTTTTTTGTCTTACAGTAATGCTCAAGTACCTGGTACCAGTCATGCGGCTGATCTTCAACATCAAAGGGTGATATTCCTGCAGCAGCGAAAAGGGAAGGGTGAATTGTACTCTGTTGGACTACTGTATGAGCTGTTTGAACAGATACAGCATTGTTAATGATTGCATCTATACCGGCAGATCCTGCCTGGCGTATAGTCTGCACCAGTTGATCCCTTGTGAGGTCAAAGAGATGTGAATGGATATCGATCCACATTTAGATTACAAACGTCCTCTAAAAACGTTGTTCCACGTTCTGGTTGGCCATACATCGTGTCCCTCCCGATCTATTCTGAAAGCAGTAACACCAGAGCTGTTAACACGCACAGGTTCTCCATTCAAAGAGACATTTAAAAGAGAGTTATTCCCTACGCGTACATTGAAGCTGTCTGCAGCCGTAAAATTTCGAGGTCTGTTATGGTAGATAAAGTTTCTCCAGGATTCTCCGTCACTAAACACATGAACCCATACAGAGTCTCGTACTGCACTGAGTTGAAGTTCCATAGGTCCGGGTGCAGAGACATCCTGCTGTTCTTCTTCTTCAGTGTCGCCAGTTTCTGTGCCTTCCGCTTCCTCTTCACTACTTTCTA
This window of the Chitinispirillales bacterium ANBcel5 genome carries:
- the hisB gene encoding imidazoleglycerol-phosphate dehydratase HisB, with the protein product MSRSAKVSRKTLETDITVDITIEGKGDFLVKSGNGFMDHMLSLFTKHGLFDVKIACVGDTHVDFHHSAEDIGISLGMAFREALGDCKGIQRFGTCYMPMDESLSRVCLDISGRPNLVYEVTLTDRMIGTFESDLVQDFFKAFTDHAQITMHVDLIRGRNSHHCIEGIFKAFGRALSQACAINPKAREVIPSTKGVL
- the rimO gene encoding 30S ribosomal protein S12 methylthiotransferase RimO, which codes for MAKISLQNLGCSKNLIDGERILNLLVSGGHQLTEDCKVADIIIVNTCAFIKEAQEEAIETILEMGSFRTGGKCSKLVVSGCFSQRFREQVAREFPEVDLWAGVEDWEKVLSPLLEKPSEASFKRQLYEPVATQHLKIAEGCSHRCSFCVIPSIRGNYKSREPQSIIQEAKWLYEMGTRELIIVAQDTSFYGKDKGSTLVDLLQKLLKETDFPWIRMMYLHPQYVTDELLELVAGESRICSYFDIPLQHISDPILKSMNRKPLSKDLYRLVKRIRNTVPQAGIRSSFILGYPGESDKEYNELVDFIEFAQFDKLGVFPFSPEEGTEANRLKPRPDTSIAQKRCEELMTIQRDISRELLEARIGTEMEIIIDRISDDPDFNYEARTRLDAPEVDGTVFISSGSFEPGSIVTAKIIGAADYDLYAEVIK
- a CDS encoding zinc ribbon domain-containing protein translates to MPTYEYECEKCGYVFEEFQSISSEPLKSCKKEGCNGAVQKLFSPGAGFLFKGSGFYITDYRSDSYKKGAKADNSSSGSTSSKSSTSSSSSSGTTKNSSGS
- the hisC gene encoding histidinol-phosphate transaminase, whose product is MKIEDAVKLVNSSVRSLKKYHLTPEESQIKLNQNENPCDWTAEIKELAAKHCIERPWNRYPDFIPLHLKDDLARYTNVESENIIVGNGSNEMLMILMLSFLSKSSTAIMCTPTFTVYNLLVNGLGAAHKTVNLKEDLQYDVPAICDEVKNNPGSILILCSPNNPTGSVLSKQQLTEILEVHSGICILDQAYIEFGGFNGIELIKSYPNLIVTRTFSKALGAAGLRLGYMIADKELIEQINKIKLPYNINFFSEYCASLILQNRSKLNTYIDTTIKEREELITFLNTLPFDNVYPSEANFVLVRSSQKQQLFDYLKENGILVRDVSSSPMLEGCLRLSLGKTEENDRLKGHIKSFFEK
- the obgE gene encoding GTPase ObgE, with the protein product MFIDETVIKVKAGDGGNGCHAYEKQKYKPKGRPDGGDGGRGGHVFVMCSSNVHTLQDAAYSRHYTAKRGAHGKGSNQTGKSAEDIIISVPRGTIIYDHISGEQIGDCITEGNTIMLAKGGRGGRGNASLASLRNPNPERSEAGKPGEEKEIRLELKVLADVGLVGRPNAGKSTLLSKISRAKPKIADYPFTTKEPNLGIVKIPSIHQSFVVADIPGLIEKCHEGRGLGIKFLRHIERTRVLAILVESISPDPLHDASVLIDELAHYSEHLASKPKCFIMTKRDILSENDLKKIPKDWFVISAITGEGLDRVIQHLYGLLKDNPDTTAV
- a CDS encoding TatD family hydrolase, with amino-acid sequence MWIDIHSHLFDLTRDQLVQTIRQAGSAGIDAIINNAVSVQTAHTVVQQSTIHPSLFAAAGISPFDVEDQPHDWYQVLEHYCKTKKIIAVGEIGLDSSNPRYPSLQKQEPFFKKQLTLATEYGLPTLVHSRGMEYQVCRICREQQAKKVVFHCFTGDEKSLNYLLECGFYVSISGIVTYKNSHLPDIVPKIPLDRLFIETDSPYLAPIPKRGTTNQPAYVQYTAKHISKLLEVSEEKLQTQLRYNFKEVFGADL
- a CDS encoding SPOR domain-containing protein, yielding MYIGKFLVIAAVSAAVIWGCGKQETPEESEFASTRGESKTFRTDASDVFDEFYRDDTSPEQPSEPEPREPTRSASPQKPEFVENGRYVVQLTTVQSNTNAENLSAELNSKGYPAYVVEVNNPAPNLHGTYYRVRIGGFRGISQAQSFGNNFLKPDGYDFWVDNRANDNVGIQGAGFGTSGGSSWGTQQTTASDPEPQPTTTTTEPEPQQYSSWESEPAEEETAQVTPVSQPVAEEQPSDIEESSDEPGDAEDSWDIDDWDTDSEW